A region from the Gammaproteobacteria bacterium genome encodes:
- a CDS encoding MlaD family protein, with the protein MTEQDDISRGAELPEPELATPGRWSVSLVWLVPLVAALVGLVLVVRAYLQAGPSITITFDTAEGIEPGKTEVKYKDVVVGKVSSAELEDNHEFVIVHVDLSKEAASLAVEDSRFWVVRPRVDMGGVSGLGTLLSGAYIGVDVGQSDKARTEFEGLEVPPAVTNDQQGKRFQLRSSDLGSLDIGSPVYYRRIPVGRVVGFDLNPDGRKVTIQVFVDHPYDRFVTNRSRFWNASGVDVSVSAGGVRVNTQSLATVLVGGVAFQSLPGDDPGETADMDAVFPLFSDQSSALAPPDGDQLKLRMRFFQSVRGLAAGAPVDFQGIEIGTVSGIELEYDRDKKQFAALIDATVYPQRLGRAYRGLRDGVVDHDHGDEQPINADRQVFTDMVNQGLRAQMRTGNLISGQLYIALAFEAKAKPMMVAADDGQPLEVPTSLASFDQIQQQVADIVDRLDEIPFGDIGRDLSDTVHSARDLLRQIDGEVTPELRRLLEDVRATVNAANQSLAQPDAPLQQNLTETLDELDRAARSMRSLTDYLQRHPESLIRGKANDPDPTDNFPNE; encoded by the coding sequence ATGACTGAGCAAGACGACATTTCCCGCGGCGCCGAGCTGCCCGAACCCGAACTCGCCACGCCGGGACGCTGGAGCGTTTCGCTGGTGTGGCTGGTGCCGCTGGTCGCGGCGCTGGTCGGTCTGGTGCTGGTGGTGCGCGCTTACCTTCAGGCCGGGCCCAGCATCACCATTACCTTCGATACCGCCGAAGGCATCGAGCCCGGCAAGACCGAGGTCAAGTACAAGGACGTGGTGGTCGGTAAGGTCAGTTCGGCCGAGCTGGAAGACAATCATGAATTCGTGATCGTGCACGTCGACCTGAGCAAGGAGGCCGCATCGCTGGCGGTCGAGGATTCGCGGTTCTGGGTGGTGCGTCCGCGCGTCGACATGGGCGGCGTCTCCGGCCTGGGAACGCTGCTCTCCGGTGCCTATATCGGTGTCGATGTCGGCCAGTCGGACAAGGCGCGTACCGAGTTCGAAGGCCTCGAAGTGCCACCAGCCGTCACCAACGACCAGCAGGGCAAGCGCTTCCAGTTGCGCAGTTCCGACCTGGGCTCACTCGACATCGGCTCGCCGGTGTATTACCGCCGTATTCCGGTCGGTCGCGTGGTCGGCTTCGATCTCAATCCGGATGGCCGCAAGGTCACGATTCAGGTGTTCGTGGATCATCCCTACGATCGTTTTGTCACCAACCGTTCGCGGTTCTGGAATGCCAGCGGCGTGGACGTTTCGGTGAGCGCTGGCGGCGTGCGCGTCAATACCCAGTCGCTGGCCACGGTGCTGGTCGGCGGCGTCGCCTTCCAGTCGCTGCCCGGTGACGATCCCGGCGAGACGGCCGACATGGATGCGGTCTTTCCGCTGTTCTCCGACCAGAGTTCGGCACTGGCGCCTCCGGACGGCGATCAGCTGAAATTGCGCATGCGCTTCTTCCAGTCCGTGCGAGGGCTCGCCGCGGGCGCTCCGGTGGATTTCCAGGGTATCGAGATCGGCACTGTCTCCGGCATCGAACTCGAATACGATCGCGACAAGAAGCAGTTCGCGGCCCTGATCGATGCCACGGTGTATCCACAACGTCTCGGCCGTGCCTATCGCGGGCTGCGTGACGGCGTCGTCGACCACGACCACGGCGACGAGCAGCCGATCAATGCCGATCGCCAAGTGTTCACGGACATGGTCAATCAAGGTCTGCGCGCCCAGATGCGTACCGGAAACCTGATCTCCGGCCAGCTCTATATCGCGCTCGCCTTCGAGGCCAAGGCCAAGCCGATGATGGTCGCGGCCGACGACGGTCAGCCGCTGGAGGTGCCGACTTCGCTGGCCAGTTTCGACCAGATTCAGCAGCAGGTCGCCGATATCGTCGACCGGCTCGACGAGATTCCGTTCGGCGACATCGGGCGCGACCTCAGCGACACCGTGCACAGCGCGCGCGATCTGTTGCGTCAGATCGATGGCGAAGTCACGCCGGAACTGCGCCGCCTGCTCGAGGATGTGCGCGCCACCGTCAATGCGGCCAACCAGAGCCTGGCGCAACCGGATGCGCCGCTGCAGCAGAACCTCACCGAGACGCTGGACGAACTCGATCGGGCGGCGCGTTCGATGCGCTCACTGACCGATTATCTGCAACGGCATCCCGAATCGCTGATCCGCGGCAAGGCCAACGACCCCGATCCCACCGACAACTTCCCGAACGAATGA
- a CDS encoding NAD(P)/FAD-dependent oxidoreductase has product MPPQSCDALIIGGGHNGLVCAAYLAAAGLAVTVLERRSVVGGAAVTEAFHPGFRNSVASYTVSLLNPKVIRDLELPAHGLRIVERQLSNFLPTGDGRYLKIGADKTADEVAKFSARDAERLPAYGEKLERIADLLRELVLQTPPNVVAGSWRTALPELLRAARLGGRLRRLNQDQRRELLRLFSISAGDYLDGWFESEPIKAALSFDGIVGNYASPHSAGSAYVLLHHVFGEVNGNKGAWGHAIGGMGAITQAMAKSAQARGATILVDSAVREVLVENGRAVGAVTEQGAVLRAPIVISNLNPKLLFEQLIDPAVLPGEFRERIAQWRCGSGTFRMNVALSELPDFRCLPGRELAEHHTAGIILAPDLRYMEQAYFDARTHGWARKPVVEMLIPSTLDDSLAPPGQHVASLFCQHFAPELPDGSSWDQHRETVADLIVDTVNAQAPNFKAAVLGRQIMSPLDLERTFGLIGGDIFHGALSLDQMFSARPMLGYANYRSPIAGLYQCGSGTHPGGGVTGAPGHNAAAEIIKDLRGGLLRRR; this is encoded by the coding sequence ATGCCGCCACAATCCTGCGATGCGCTGATTATCGGCGGCGGCCACAATGGCTTGGTGTGCGCCGCCTATCTGGCAGCGGCGGGGCTCGCGGTGACAGTGCTGGAACGCCGCAGCGTGGTCGGCGGCGCTGCGGTGACCGAAGCGTTCCACCCGGGCTTTCGCAACTCGGTGGCGTCCTACACGGTTTCGCTGCTCAACCCGAAAGTGATCCGCGATCTGGAACTGCCGGCCCACGGGCTGCGTATCGTCGAACGACAGCTGTCCAATTTCCTGCCGACGGGGGACGGCCGCTATCTCAAGATCGGCGCCGACAAGACGGCGGACGAAGTCGCGAAGTTTTCTGCGCGGGATGCGGAGCGGCTGCCGGCCTACGGCGAGAAACTCGAGCGCATTGCCGATCTGCTGCGCGAACTGGTTCTGCAAACACCGCCCAATGTCGTGGCCGGCTCCTGGCGCACGGCCTTGCCGGAATTGCTACGCGCCGCGCGACTCGGCGGACGTCTGCGCCGACTGAATCAGGATCAGCGGCGCGAGCTGCTGCGCTTGTTCTCGATCTCGGCCGGCGACTATCTGGACGGCTGGTTCGAGAGCGAGCCGATCAAGGCGGCACTCAGTTTCGATGGCATCGTCGGCAACTACGCCAGCCCGCATTCGGCGGGCTCGGCCTACGTGCTGTTGCACCACGTGTTCGGCGAGGTCAACGGCAACAAGGGCGCCTGGGGACATGCGATCGGCGGCATGGGCGCGATCACGCAGGCGATGGCGAAGTCCGCGCAGGCGCGCGGAGCGACCATCCTCGTCGACAGCGCGGTGCGCGAAGTACTGGTCGAGAACGGCCGGGCGGTGGGCGCGGTGACCGAACAGGGCGCGGTTCTGCGTGCACCGATCGTGATCTCCAACCTCAATCCAAAACTGCTGTTTGAGCAGCTGATCGACCCGGCGGTGCTGCCTGGCGAGTTCCGCGAACGGATCGCGCAATGGCGTTGCGGCTCAGGCACCTTCCGCATGAATGTGGCCCTGTCGGAGCTACCGGATTTCCGCTGTCTGCCGGGCCGCGAGCTGGCCGAGCATCACACCGCCGGCATCATCCTGGCGCCCGATCTGCGTTACATGGAGCAAGCCTATTTCGATGCGCGCACGCACGGCTGGGCGCGCAAGCCGGTGGTCGAAATGCTGATCCCCTCCACGCTGGATGACAGCCTCGCGCCGCCGGGACAGCATGTGGCCAGCCTGTTCTGTCAGCACTTCGCCCCGGAATTGCCGGACGGATCGAGCTGGGACCAGCATCGCGAGACGGTCGCAGACCTGATCGTCGACACCGTCAATGCGCAGGCGCCGAATTTCAAGGCTGCGGTGCTGGGGCGGCAGATCATGAGTCCGCTCGATCTGGAACGGACCTTCGGACTGATCGGCGGAGACATCTTTCACGGCGCCCTGAGCCTGGACCAGATGTTCTCGGCAAGACCGATGCTCGGCTACGCGAACTATCGATCGCCGATTGCCGGCTTGTACCAGTGTGGTTCGGGTACGCATCCCGGCGGTGGCGTCACCGGTGCGCCCGGACACAATGCCGCGGCCGAGATCATCAAGGACCTGCGCGGCGGATTGTTGCGGCGTCGCTAG
- a CDS encoding enoyl-CoA hydratase/isomerase family protein, translating into MQTAEAIAPTLANDTDEVLMEKVGDHIALVTLNRPDVCNAVNVEMSRKMLRIVWLIEHDPEIRVAVLTGAGNSFSAGADLTELCEGQGRNIADGPAGFGGFVLAARSKPWIAAVHGHALGGGTEMVLACEMAVAGRNSSFGLPEVKRCLVPGAGGAFRLPRSIPRVFANQLVLTGEPISAQKAEQFGLINMIVDDDKVLNEALKLARGIASNAPLAVQEAMKLLRMAEDHGDDELARNTIRSIGRLMHTEDFREGPRAFLERREAVWKGR; encoded by the coding sequence ATGCAGACTGCCGAAGCCATCGCCCCAACACTCGCCAACGACACCGACGAAGTCCTGATGGAGAAAGTCGGTGATCACATCGCGCTGGTCACGCTCAACCGTCCCGATGTTTGCAATGCCGTCAATGTGGAGATGTCGCGCAAGATGCTGCGCATCGTCTGGTTGATCGAGCACGATCCGGAAATCCGCGTAGCCGTGCTCACCGGCGCCGGAAACAGCTTCTCTGCCGGTGCCGATCTCACCGAACTGTGCGAGGGCCAGGGGCGCAACATCGCCGACGGTCCGGCCGGTTTCGGTGGCTTCGTGCTCGCCGCGCGCAGCAAGCCCTGGATCGCCGCCGTGCACGGACATGCGCTGGGCGGCGGTACCGAAATGGTGCTGGCCTGTGAAATGGCCGTTGCCGGCCGGAACTCGAGCTTCGGCCTGCCGGAAGTCAAACGCTGCCTGGTGCCGGGCGCCGGCGGTGCCTTCCGCCTGCCGCGCTCGATCCCGCGCGTGTTCGCCAACCAGCTGGTGCTGACCGGCGAGCCGATCTCGGCGCAAAAGGCCGAGCAGTTCGGGCTCATCAACATGATTGTCGATGACGACAAGGTGCTCAACGAAGCGCTCAAGCTGGCGCGGGGCATCGCCTCCAACGCACCGCTGGCGGTGCAGGAAGCGATGAAGCTGCTGCGCATGGCCGAAGATCATGGTGACGACGAACTTGCCCGCAATACGATTCGCTCGATCGGGCGCCTGATGCACACCGAGGATTTCCGCGAAGGTCCGCGTGCCTTCCTGGAGCGCCGCGAAGCGGTCTGGAAGGGCCGCTGA
- a CDS encoding group II truncated hemoglobin has translation MSGTETVYQQLGGEQGVRALVDAFYTRMDSDARFKVLRALHPLSLDGSRDKLFWFLCGWSGGPDHFVQRFGHPRLRARHLPFSIGVLERDQWLQCMDEAMAQCELPQSLHRRLRQSFLQTADWMRNRAEPDIPG, from the coding sequence ATGAGCGGAACCGAGACGGTTTATCAACAATTGGGTGGCGAACAGGGCGTGCGCGCGCTGGTGGATGCGTTCTATACGCGCATGGACAGCGATGCCCGATTCAAGGTCTTGCGTGCCCTGCATCCGCTGTCACTGGATGGCTCGCGCGACAAGCTGTTCTGGTTCCTGTGCGGCTGGAGCGGTGGCCCGGACCACTTCGTGCAGCGTTTCGGCCATCCGCGCCTCCGCGCGCGGCACTTGCCGTTTTCGATCGGAGTGCTTGAACGCGACCAGTGGCTGCAATGCATGGATGAGGCGATGGCCCAATGCGAACTGCCGCAGTCGCTTCATCGGCGCTTGCGGCAGTCGTTCCTGCAGACCGCGGACTGGATGCGCAATCGCGCGGAGCCCGATATTCCGGGCTGA
- a CDS encoding PqiC family protein: MSIRARSLLMAVLIVGVAACASEPIQFFTLIPPDSAAPATGVAGASYQIEMLPVETPTQIDGPQMVLRRGGGEILLLETRRWIAPVADEVRSAISNRLTRELGTADVYGLPRTRDTAIYRIKVELNRFESYLDRSALIEATWSVRKLDTGAAPLVCKTRTEEPVTAGFPALVEGHQRAVARIADAIAASLRQMAAAQAASCP; this comes from the coding sequence ATGAGCATCCGAGCCCGGTCCCTGCTGATGGCGGTGCTGATCGTCGGTGTCGCGGCCTGCGCCTCCGAGCCGATCCAGTTTTTCACGTTGATTCCGCCGGACTCCGCGGCGCCAGCCACGGGCGTGGCAGGCGCGTCGTATCAGATCGAGATGCTGCCGGTGGAGACGCCGACGCAGATCGACGGGCCGCAGATGGTGTTGCGCCGTGGCGGTGGCGAGATACTGCTGCTGGAAACCCGGCGCTGGATCGCGCCGGTGGCGGACGAGGTACGCAGCGCGATCTCCAACCGGCTGACCCGCGAACTGGGAACCGCCGACGTATACGGATTACCGCGGACCCGCGACACGGCGATCTACCGCATCAAGGTCGAGCTGAACCGCTTCGAGTCCTACCTGGATCGAAGCGCCCTGATCGAGGCCACCTGGTCGGTACGCAAGCTCGACACCGGGGCCGCGCCCCTGGTCTGCAAGACGCGCACCGAGGAGCCGGTGACGGCCGGTTTCCCGGCGCTGGTGGAAGGCCATCAGCGTGCCGTGGCCCGGATCGCGGACGCCATCGCCGCCAGTTTGCGGCAGATGGCGGCGGCCCAGGCGGCGAGCTGTCCCTGA
- the astD gene encoding succinylglutamate-semialdehyde dehydrogenase: MNNDSIYLAGHWAPGGGAEFSSIDPSSGATLWTGNAATPDDVNVAFQSARAIAGAWGTRPFAEREAIVRRFAELLAEHKEALASTIAQETGKPLWETRTEVGAMIGKVDLSVKAYWQRTGVTETRNGAVLSAIRHKPHGVVAVFGPYNFPGHLPNGHIVPALLAGNCVIFKPSEQTPLVAIETVKLWHQAGIPEGVLSLLPGELETARAIAQHPQLDGLYFTGSSRTGSILNRQFADTPGKILALEMGGNNPLLVGKVNDIVPAVYDVIQSAYLSSGQRCTCARRLFVPQGSGGDFFITVLVDAIRKIMVGHWNDEPQPFMGPLISAAAAQQLLDAEKTLMDLGAEVLVPMQRLPYGDAFLTPGLLDVTRIDELPDEEHFGPLLKVIRYENFDDAIAQANATRYGLSAGLLSEDEAQWNTFYANIRAGIVNWNRQTTGASGAAPFGGVGESGNHRAAALYAADYCAYPVASMEAPKSELPPQLPPGIELGPEV; encoded by the coding sequence ATGAACAACGATTCGATCTATCTCGCAGGCCACTGGGCTCCCGGCGGCGGCGCCGAATTTTCGAGTATCGACCCAAGTAGCGGCGCAACACTTTGGACTGGCAATGCCGCCACACCGGACGACGTGAATGTGGCCTTCCAGTCCGCCCGCGCCATTGCCGGCGCCTGGGGTACGCGCCCGTTCGCGGAACGCGAAGCCATCGTGCGACGTTTCGCCGAACTGCTGGCTGAACACAAGGAAGCGCTCGCCAGCACCATCGCGCAGGAGACCGGCAAGCCGCTGTGGGAGACGCGCACCGAAGTCGGCGCGATGATTGGCAAGGTCGATCTTTCGGTGAAAGCCTACTGGCAGCGCACCGGCGTCACCGAAACCCGGAATGGCGCCGTGCTCAGCGCGATCCGTCACAAACCGCATGGCGTGGTCGCCGTGTTCGGGCCCTACAACTTCCCCGGACATCTGCCGAACGGCCATATCGTGCCGGCCCTGCTGGCCGGCAACTGCGTGATCTTCAAGCCCAGCGAGCAGACGCCGCTGGTGGCGATCGAAACCGTGAAACTGTGGCACCAGGCCGGCATCCCCGAAGGCGTGCTGAGCTTGCTCCCAGGCGAACTCGAAACCGCGCGGGCCATCGCCCAGCATCCACAACTCGATGGCCTGTATTTCACCGGAAGCTCGCGCACCGGCTCCATCCTCAACCGTCAATTTGCCGATACGCCGGGCAAGATCCTGGCGCTGGAAATGGGCGGCAACAATCCGCTTTTGGTCGGCAAGGTCAACGATATCGTGCCCGCGGTCTACGACGTGATTCAGTCCGCCTATCTCTCCAGCGGCCAACGCTGCACCTGCGCGCGACGCCTGTTCGTGCCGCAAGGCTCTGGAGGTGATTTCTTCATCACCGTGCTGGTCGACGCCATCCGCAAGATCATGGTCGGTCACTGGAACGACGAGCCGCAACCGTTCATGGGTCCGTTGATTTCCGCTGCCGCTGCGCAGCAGCTGCTGGACGCCGAGAAGACGCTGATGGACCTCGGCGCCGAAGTGCTGGTGCCGATGCAGCGCCTGCCTTACGGCGATGCCTTTCTCACCCCCGGCCTGCTCGACGTCACGCGCATCGACGAGCTGCCGGACGAGGAACATTTCGGCCCGCTGCTGAAAGTGATTCGCTACGAGAACTTCGACGACGCGATCGCACAGGCCAACGCCACACGCTACGGCCTGTCAGCCGGTTTGCTGTCCGAAGATGAGGCACAGTGGAACACCTTCTACGCCAACATCCGCGCCGGCATCGTCAACTGGAACCGGCAGACCACCGGCGCCTCCGGCGCCGCGCCCTTCGGGGGTGTGGGCGAATCCGGCAATCATCGCGCGGCCGCGCTCTATGCCGCCGATTACTGCGCCTACCCGGTCGCCTCGATGGAAGCGCCGAAATCCGAACTGCCGCCGCAACTCCCGCCCGGCATCGAGCTGGGGCCGGAGGTCTAG
- a CDS encoding XRE family transcriptional regulator → MPMSTDAATNLSRNVLALRRGRNLSQASLATLAGIPRSTIAHIESGAGNPSLANLARLSAALGVGIEELLARPRNACVLVPAAQVPVRLRASGRVQVADLLPERVRGLEITRMCIEPQATMRGTAHVFGTKEYLHTIEGEVSVLVAGEVFVVSAGDVFAFPGDQAHSYVNRGAVDAVALSVVVPVSMAGPAT, encoded by the coding sequence ATGCCGATGAGTACCGACGCCGCCACCAATCTGTCCCGCAACGTTTTGGCATTGCGCCGTGGGCGCAATCTGTCGCAGGCGAGTCTGGCGACCCTGGCTGGAATCCCGCGTTCGACGATCGCGCATATCGAATCCGGTGCCGGCAATCCTTCGCTGGCCAATCTCGCGCGCTTGTCTGCCGCACTGGGTGTCGGCATCGAGGAATTGCTGGCGCGCCCGCGCAATGCCTGCGTGCTGGTGCCGGCCGCGCAGGTTCCGGTACGTCTGCGCGCGAGCGGTCGTGTGCAGGTGGCCGACCTCCTGCCGGAACGTGTACGTGGACTGGAGATCACGCGCATGTGCATCGAACCGCAGGCGACGATGCGCGGCACCGCGCATGTGTTCGGAACCAAGGAATACCTGCACACGATCGAAGGCGAGGTCTCGGTGCTGGTGGCGGGGGAAGTGTTCGTGGTGAGTGCCGGCGATGTGTTCGCGTTTCCGGGCGACCAGGCACATTCCTACGTGAATCGCGGCGCGGTCGATGCCGTGGCGCTGTCGGTGGTGGTGCCGGTGTCGATGGCGGGGCCAGCGACATGA
- a CDS encoding paraquat-inducible protein A, with protein sequence MSARGGVVEARDLRVLGCHACGLVSRDIGADHSHCPRCRASLHRRGPASISRTWALLLAAALLYIPANLLPIMKTATLFDSHADTILSGVVVLWRSGSIDLAIIVFVASIVVPIFKIAVLALLLITAQRGSDWRRPERAKLYRMIEFIGHWSMLDVFVVALLAALVHFQSVARVDAGPGAMAFGAVVVLTMLASMSFDPRLTWDSPKAPRND encoded by the coding sequence GTGAGCGCCCGGGGCGGGGTCGTCGAGGCACGCGATCTCCGCGTGCTCGGATGCCATGCCTGCGGTCTGGTGAGTCGTGACATCGGCGCCGACCACAGCCATTGCCCGCGCTGTCGGGCGAGTCTGCATCGCCGCGGACCGGCCAGCATCAGCCGCACCTGGGCGCTGCTGCTGGCAGCGGCGTTGCTCTACATTCCGGCGAACCTGCTGCCGATCATGAAGACCGCGACCCTGTTCGACAGCCATGCGGACACGATACTGTCCGGCGTGGTGGTGCTGTGGCGGTCCGGTTCGATCGATCTTGCGATCATCGTGTTCGTCGCCAGCATCGTGGTGCCGATATTCAAGATCGCGGTCCTGGCGCTGCTGTTGATTACGGCGCAGCGCGGCAGCGATTGGCGTCGCCCGGAGCGCGCCAAGCTGTATCGTATGATCGAGTTCATCGGGCACTGGTCGATGCTGGACGTATTTGTCGTCGCCTTGTTGGCGGCGCTGGTCCACTTCCAGTCGGTGGCGCGCGTCGATGCCGGCCCGGGCGCGATGGCCTTCGGTGCCGTGGTCGTGCTGACGATGCTGGCCTCCATGAGTTTCGACCCGCGCCTGACCTGGGATTCCCCGAAAGCACCACGCAATGACTGA
- a CDS encoding NAD-dependent succinate-semialdehyde dehydrogenase: MTEKQSTSPELKNAALFREKAYIAGRWIGADGGESLEVHNPATGELIGRVPNMGEAEAVRAIEAAESAQIDWRARTGKERAAVLRRFADLMMSNQEDLAKLMTIEQGKPLAESRGEIGYAASFIEWFGEEAKRAYGDVIPAHQRDSRILVLKQAIGVAVAITPWNFPAAMITRKLGPALAAGCAMVARPSDATPFSALALAVLAEEAGVPEGVFSVITGKSRPIGKAFTDSPIVRKLSFTGSTEVGAQLMSQSAGTIKKLSLELGGNAPFLVFDDADIDAAVQGAIASKYRNAGQTCVCTNRFYVQGGVYDEFADKLAAAASELKVGNGLDEGVKIGPLINPSAVDKVERHIADCVDRGARLLLGGQRGEGTFFPPTVLTGVAADALPMREETFGPVAPLVKFDTEEEGLRLANDTEFGLASYFYARDMARVWRVSEGLESGMVGVNTGLISTELAPFGGVKSSGLGREGSKYGIDEYMELKYLCMGGI; encoded by the coding sequence ATGACCGAGAAACAGTCGACAAGCCCCGAACTGAAAAATGCCGCGCTGTTCCGCGAAAAGGCGTATATCGCGGGCCGTTGGATTGGTGCCGATGGTGGCGAATCACTGGAGGTTCACAATCCGGCGACCGGTGAACTGATCGGCCGCGTTCCGAACATGGGCGAAGCCGAGGCGGTGCGCGCCATCGAAGCGGCGGAGTCCGCCCAGATCGACTGGCGGGCGCGCACCGGCAAGGAGCGCGCCGCGGTGCTGCGCCGCTTCGCCGATTTGATGATGAGCAATCAGGAAGACTTGGCGAAGTTGATGACGATCGAGCAGGGCAAGCCGCTGGCCGAGAGCCGCGGTGAGATCGGCTATGCCGCCTCGTTCATCGAATGGTTTGGCGAGGAAGCCAAGCGGGCCTACGGCGACGTGATTCCGGCGCATCAGCGTGACAGCCGGATTCTGGTGCTGAAGCAGGCGATCGGCGTGGCGGTGGCGATCACGCCGTGGAACTTCCCGGCGGCGATGATCACACGCAAGCTGGGCCCGGCACTGGCGGCCGGTTGCGCGATGGTGGCGCGGCCTTCGGATGCGACGCCGTTCTCGGCGTTGGCGCTGGCCGTGCTGGCCGAGGAAGCCGGTGTGCCTGAAGGCGTGTTCTCGGTCATTACCGGCAAGTCGCGCCCGATCGGCAAGGCCTTCACCGACAGTCCGATCGTGCGCAAGCTGTCGTTTACCGGCTCCACCGAAGTCGGCGCGCAGCTGATGAGCCAGAGTGCCGGCACCATCAAGAAGCTGTCACTGGAATTGGGCGGCAACGCGCCGTTCCTGGTGTTCGACGACGCCGATATCGACGCCGCCGTGCAGGGGGCAATTGCTTCGAAATACCGTAACGCCGGTCAGACCTGCGTCTGCACCAATCGCTTCTACGTGCAGGGCGGTGTCTACGACGAGTTCGCCGACAAGCTGGCCGCCGCCGCTTCGGAACTCAAGGTAGGCAATGGTTTGGATGAAGGCGTGAAGATCGGTCCGCTGATCAATCCGAGCGCGGTCGACAAGGTGGAGCGCCATATCGCGGACTGTGTGGATCGCGGCGCCAGGCTGTTGCTGGGCGGCCAGCGCGGTGAGGGCACGTTCTTTCCGCCCACGGTGTTGACCGGTGTTGCTGCCGATGCCTTGCCGATGCGCGAGGAAACCTTCGGCCCGGTCGCGCCGCTGGTGAAGTTCGACACCGAGGAAGAGGGTTTGCGGCTCGCCAACGACACCGAGTTCGGCCTGGCCTCGTACTTCTATGCGCGGGACATGGCGCGCGTGTGGCGCGTTTCGGAAGGACTCGAAAGCGGCATGGTCGGCGTCAACACCGGCCTGATCTCGACCGAGCTGGCGCCGTTCGGCGGCGTCAAGTCCAGCGGTCTGGGGCGCGAAGGTTCCAAGTACGGCATCGACGAATACATGGAACTGAAGTACCTGTGCATGGGCGGCATCTGA
- a CDS encoding paraquat-inducible protein A, which translates to MATQPLCVCEHCDAVYGRRALARREIARCLRCGAELYRDQRYGLNAMLALTLTALIVFVIANVYPIVRIEVQGVASEATLWGAIMATWNSGVGVVAALAAATVFFFPLSQIALFLHVLPALRRGRVPVHFRDAMHALRLVQPWSMVEVFLLGALVSVVKLAGLAEVIPGIGLWAFGILTLLLTTLTGFDLRRLWEIADGARR; encoded by the coding sequence ATGGCGACACAGCCGCTTTGTGTCTGTGAGCACTGCGATGCGGTCTACGGGCGACGCGCTCTGGCCCGTCGCGAAATCGCGCGCTGCCTGCGTTGTGGCGCGGAGCTGTATCGCGATCAGCGCTACGGTCTGAACGCGATGCTGGCGCTGACCCTGACGGCCTTGATCGTGTTTGTGATCGCCAACGTCTACCCGATCGTGCGCATCGAAGTTCAGGGCGTGGCCAGCGAAGCGACGCTGTGGGGTGCGATCATGGCGACCTGGAATTCCGGCGTCGGTGTGGTCGCGGCGCTGGCGGCCGCCACCGTGTTCTTCTTTCCGCTGAGCCAGATTGCGCTGTTCCTGCACGTGTTGCCGGCGCTTCGCCGCGGCCGCGTGCCGGTCCATTTTCGCGACGCGATGCACGCGCTGCGGCTGGTGCAGCCCTGGAGCATGGTCGAGGTGTTCCTGCTCGGTGCCTTGGTGTCGGTGGTGAAGCTGGCGGGCCTGGCTGAAGTCATTCCGGGCATCGGCCTGTGGGCCTTCGGCATTCTCACGCTGCTGCTGACCACGCTGACCGGCTTCGACCTGCGCCGGCTCTGGGAAATCGCCGACGGAGCGCGCCGGTGA